Proteins from one Halopseudomonas pelagia genomic window:
- a CDS encoding class II 3-deoxy-7-phosphoheptulonate synthase has translation MTAPWTPDSWRSKPIIQQPTYADANALAQVENTLASYPPLVFAGEARELRRQFAEVTQGRAFLLQGGDCAESFAEFSAPKIRDTFKVLLQMAVVMTFAASCPVVKVGRMAGQFAKPRSADDESQGDLTLPAYRGDIINNIAFEAGGRAPDPQRLLMAYHQATATLNLLRAFASGGFASLDKVHQWNLDFIANSATSHRFENLASRIDESLAFMRACGVDLEHSAQLRETSFFTAHEALLLNYEQAFTRQDSLTGDWYDCSAHMLWIGDRTRQPGGAHVEFMRGINNPIGVKTGPSTDPDELLRLIDVLNPENDPGRLNLIVRMGADKVEAHMPQLVRAIEREGKQVLWSSDPMHGNTIKASSGYKTRDFASILKEVEQFFAVHQAEGTWAGGIHIEMTGQNVTECIGGATPVTEAGLSDRYHTHCDPRLNADQSLELAFMIAETLKKARR, from the coding sequence ATGACCGCACCCTGGACCCCCGACAGCTGGCGCAGCAAACCGATCATTCAGCAACCCACGTATGCCGATGCCAATGCACTGGCGCAGGTAGAAAACACGCTGGCGAGTTATCCACCGCTGGTATTTGCCGGGGAAGCGCGTGAATTGCGCCGCCAATTTGCCGAAGTCACCCAGGGCCGCGCATTCCTGTTGCAGGGCGGCGATTGCGCTGAAAGCTTTGCCGAGTTCTCTGCTCCAAAGATTCGCGATACCTTCAAGGTGTTGCTGCAGATGGCTGTGGTCATGACCTTTGCCGCCAGTTGCCCGGTAGTTAAAGTTGGGCGCATGGCCGGCCAGTTTGCCAAACCGCGTTCCGCCGATGATGAATCCCAGGGCGATCTGACCCTGCCCGCCTACCGTGGCGACATCATCAACAATATAGCCTTCGAAGCCGGCGGCCGCGCTCCTGATCCGCAGCGCCTGCTGATGGCCTACCACCAGGCCACCGCCACCCTCAATCTGTTGCGCGCCTTCGCTTCCGGCGGCTTTGCCAGCCTGGACAAGGTGCACCAGTGGAACCTGGATTTTATCGCCAACTCCGCGACCAGCCACCGCTTCGAAAACCTCGCCAGCCGCATCGATGAAAGCCTGGCCTTTATGCGCGCCTGCGGCGTGGATCTGGAACATAGCGCGCAACTGCGTGAGACCTCCTTTTTCACCGCCCATGAAGCACTCCTGCTGAATTACGAACAAGCCTTCACCCGCCAGGACAGCCTCACCGGCGACTGGTACGACTGCTCCGCGCACATGCTCTGGATCGGTGACCGCACCCGCCAGCCCGGCGGCGCCCACGTGGAATTCATGCGCGGCATCAACAACCCGATCGGCGTCAAAACCGGCCCCAGCACCGACCCGGACGAGCTGCTGCGGCTGATCGACGTGCTCAACCCTGAGAACGATCCCGGCCGGCTGAACCTGATTGTGCGCATGGGCGCAGACAAGGTCGAAGCGCATATGCCGCAGCTGGTGCGCGCCATCGAGCGCGAAGGCAAGCAGGTGCTTTGGAGTTCCGACCCGATGCACGGCAACACCATCAAAGCCTCCAGCGGCTACAAAACACGGGACTTCGCCAGTATTCTCAAGGAAGTGGAACAGTTCTTCGCCGTGCACCAGGCCGAAGGCACCTGGGCCGGTGGCATCCATATCGAAATGACCGGCCAGAACGTCACCGAATGCATAGGCGGCGCCACCCCGGTCACCGAAGCCGGACTATCTGACCGCTACCACACACACTGCGATCCGCGGCTGAATGCGGACCAGTCGCTGGAGTTGGCGTTTATGATTGCGGAGACGTTGAAGAAGGCGCGGCGGTAA
- a CDS encoding GIY-YIG nuclease family protein, translating to MRLPAVYMMASGVRGTLYVGVTSDLVQRVWQHRAGTFGGFTGRHQVKELVWYERHGSMEAAICREKVLKKWRRLWKLELVEELNPEWRDLWAEIAE from the coding sequence ATGAGGTTGCCTGCGGTTTATATGATGGCTTCGGGGGTGCGAGGTACCTTATATGTGGGCGTGACATCGGATTTGGTGCAGCGGGTGTGGCAGCATCGCGCGGGTACGTTCGGTGGGTTCACTGGGCGGCATCAGGTCAAGGAGTTGGTGTGGTATGAGCGGCATGGGTCTATGGAGGCTGCGATCTGCCGAGAGAAGGTACTAAAGAAGTGGCGTCGCCTCTGGAAGTTGGAGTTGGTTGAAGAGCTCAATCCGGAGTGGCGGGACCTGTGGGCCGAGATTGCTGAGTGA
- a CDS encoding ABC transporter ATP-binding protein, with protein sequence MFRWFEQRLNPFPSDEPLEPPRTLLAFCMYFTRGSWLYLSIAAVLMAGIAITEVWLFSFLGNIVDWLSVQNRETFIQNEGWKLVGMGLIVLLLLPLMILSNSLVSHQTLMGNYPMRIRWLVHRYLLKQSMAFYQDEFAGRIATKLMQTALAVRECVIKLIDVLNYVVVYFLGTLLVVGIADWRLTLPMIAWMLGYVLLMRVYIPKMGKVAERQADARSVMTGRIVDSYTNIQTVKLFSHSRRESTYAREGMDGFMLTVYKQMRLVTQVNFLLYMLNGLLLVSVTSLAIWLWLNEAATIGAVAVSTGLVLRLWGMSQWIMWELSALFENIGTVQDGINSISQPQIVQDVEDAPALQVERGEIRFDHVLFHYGKDQGVFDDLHLTIQPGEKIGLVGRSGAGKSTLVNLLLRFHDVEGGRILIDGQNIAEVNQESLRQHIGMVTQDTSLLHRSVRDNILYGRPDADETMLIKAARQARSDHFIAELEDAKGRTGFDAHVGERGVKLSGGQRQRIAIARVMLKDAPILILDEATSALDSEVEAAIQESLNTLMQGKTVIAIAHRLSTIAAMDRLIVMDQGRIIEDGTHAELLAQGGLYAQLWARQSGGFLGEDV encoded by the coding sequence ATGTTCCGCTGGTTTGAACAACGACTGAACCCCTTCCCCTCGGACGAACCCCTGGAGCCGCCGCGCACGCTGCTGGCGTTCTGCATGTACTTCACCCGTGGCAGTTGGTTGTATCTGAGCATCGCCGCGGTGCTGATGGCCGGTATCGCGATTACCGAAGTCTGGCTATTCAGTTTCCTTGGCAACATCGTCGACTGGCTCTCGGTACAGAACCGCGAGACCTTTATTCAGAACGAAGGCTGGAAGTTGGTCGGCATGGGGTTGATCGTGCTGTTGCTGCTACCGCTGATGATCCTCAGCAACTCGCTGGTCAGCCACCAGACGCTGATGGGCAACTACCCCATGCGCATCCGCTGGCTGGTGCACCGTTACCTGCTCAAGCAGTCCATGGCCTTCTACCAGGACGAGTTCGCCGGGCGCATTGCGACCAAGCTGATGCAGACCGCACTGGCGGTGCGTGAATGCGTGATCAAGCTGATCGACGTGCTGAACTACGTGGTGGTCTACTTCCTCGGCACGCTGTTGGTCGTGGGCATCGCCGATTGGCGCCTGACCCTGCCGATGATCGCCTGGATGCTCGGTTATGTGCTGCTGATGCGCGTGTATATCCCGAAGATGGGCAAGGTCGCAGAGCGTCAGGCCGATGCGCGTTCGGTGATGACCGGGCGGATTGTCGACAGCTATACCAATATCCAGACGGTAAAACTGTTCTCCCACTCACGGCGCGAATCGACCTATGCCCGCGAGGGTATGGACGGCTTTATGCTGACGGTTTACAAGCAGATGCGCCTGGTAACCCAGGTCAACTTCCTGCTGTATATGCTCAACGGCCTGTTGCTGGTCAGCGTGACCTCGCTGGCGATCTGGCTGTGGCTGAATGAAGCCGCCACTATCGGTGCCGTCGCCGTGTCGACCGGGCTGGTGCTGCGTCTGTGGGGCATGTCGCAGTGGATCATGTGGGAGCTGTCGGCGCTGTTTGAAAATATCGGCACCGTGCAGGACGGCATCAACTCCATCTCCCAGCCGCAGATCGTTCAGGACGTGGAAGACGCCCCTGCCCTCCAGGTAGAGCGCGGCGAGATTCGCTTTGACCACGTGCTGTTTCATTACGGCAAGGACCAGGGCGTATTCGACGACCTGCACCTGACCATCCAGCCCGGCGAGAAAATCGGCCTGGTCGGCCGCTCCGGCGCCGGCAAATCGACCCTGGTCAATCTGCTGCTGCGTTTTCATGATGTGGAAGGCGGGCGCATTCTGATCGACGGCCAGAACATTGCCGAGGTCAATCAGGAGTCCTTGCGCCAGCATATCGGCATGGTCACCCAGGACACCTCGCTGCTGCACCGCTCGGTACGCGACAACATTCTCTACGGCCGCCCCGATGCCGACGAAACCATGCTGATCAAGGCTGCCAGGCAGGCACGTTCAGATCACTTTATCGCCGAGCTGGAAGATGCCAAAGGCCGCACCGGCTTTGATGCGCACGTGGGTGAGCGCGGCGTGAAACTCTCCGGCGGTCAGCGCCAGCGCATCGCCATTGCTCGGGTGATGCTCAAGGATGCGCCGATTCTGATTCTGGACGAGGCGACCTCGGCACTGGATTCAGAAGTCGAAGCCGCGATTCAGGAAAGCCTCAATACCCTGATGCAGGGCAAAACCGTCATCGCCATCGCTCACCGTCTGTCTACCATCGCAGCCATGGATCGGCTGATTGTGATGGACCAGGGGCGGATTATCGAAGACGGTACCCACGCGGAGTTGCTCGCGCAGGGCGGGCTCTATGCTCAGCTGTGGGCGCGGCAATCAGGCGGTTTTCTCGGAGAGGACGTTTAA